Proteins encoded by one window of Salvia splendens isolate huo1 chromosome 14, SspV2, whole genome shotgun sequence:
- the LOC121765640 gene encoding metal transporter Nramp2-like translates to MTSSPNSPTSSSLHHHHRHADPQSSNPLLPTSIPPLDPTTPLHTVEIECSDSPGVSVPPFSWKKLWKFTGPGFLMSVAFLDPGNLEGDLQSGAVAGYSLLWLLLWATLMGLLIQLLALRLGVATGRHLAEICREEYPYWAGVALWFMAELALVAADIQEVIGSAIAIRILSNGFLPLWAGVIITACDCFIFLFLENYGIRKLEAFFGVLITSMAISFAWMFVDAEPHAKDLIDGILIPRLYPETIPKAVGVIGCVITPYNVFLYSALVQSRKIDLKKRGRVQEALNYYTIESVAAVSVSFLINLFVTTVFAKGFHGTSVASNLGLVNAGEYLERRYGGGALPILYIWGIGLLAAGQSSTITGTYAGQFIMGGFLDLPINKWLRSVITRSCAIVPTVAVAVVFNRSEEMFDDLNEWLNVVQALQIPFAVIPLLHLVADQHVMGSFVIGTTIERMSWCVAGIVIAINGYVLVDFFLSQVHGFIYGILVCFVAASYTAFLVYLILRSTTLPRFHGFSFLH, encoded by the exons ATGACCTCTTCCCCCAACAGTCCCACTTCATCctccctccaccaccaccaccgccatgCCGACCCCCAATCCTCCAACCCCCTCCTCCCCACCTCCATCCCTCCCCTCGACCCCACCACCCCCCTTCACACCGTCGAGATCGAATGCTCCGACTCCCCAGGCGTCTCCGTGCCCCCCTTCTCCTGGAAGAAGCTCTGGAAATTCACCGGCCCGGGGTTCCTCATGAGCGTCGCCTTCCTCGACCCCGGGAACCTGGAGGGCGACCTTCAGTCCGGGGCCGTGGCCGGGTACTCCCTGCTGTGGCTCCTGCTCTGGGCGACGCTCATGGGGCTCCTCATCCAGCTCCTGGCGCTCCGCCTCGGCGTCGCCACGGGGCGCCACCTGGCCGAGATATGCCGCGAGGAGTATCCGTATTGGGCCGGCGTTGCGCTCTGGTTCATGGCCGAGCTGGCGCTGGTCGCCGCGGATATTCAGGAAGTCATCGGCAGCGCTATTGCGATCAGGATTCTTAGCAATGGCTTCTTGCCTCTTTGGGCTGGCGTCATCATAACCGCTTGTGATTG TTTCATCTTCTTATTCCTCGAGAACTATGGCATCCGAAAGCTCGAGGCCTTTTTCGGAGTTCTCATCACAAGCATGGCAATCTCTTTCGCATGGATGTTCGTTGACGCTGAGCCGCATGCCAAAGACCTCATAGACG GAATATTGATACCAAGGCTTTATCCTGAGACGATCCCGAAAGCAGTCGGGGTCATAGGGTGCGTAATAACCCCATACAACGTGTTCCTCTACTCCGCCCTAGTCCAGTCGAGAAAGATCGACCTAAAGAAGCGAGGGAGAGTCCAAGAGGCTCTCAACTACTACACCATCGAGTCGGTCGCGGCCGTCTCCGTCTCCTTCCTGATCAACCTCTTCGTGACGACCGTCTTCGCGAAGGGGTTCCACGGCACGTCCGTGGCGAGCAACCTGGGGCTGGTGAACGCCGGGGAGTATCTGGAGCGGAGGTACGGGGGCGGGGCGCTCCCGATCCTCTACATATGGGGGATCGGGCTGCTGGCGGCCGGGCAGAGCAGCACGATCACGGGCACCTACGCCGGACAGTTTATTATGgggggttttcttgatttgccGATTAATAAGTGGCTGAGGTCGGTGATCACGAGGAGCTGCGCGATCGTGCCgacggtggcggtggcggtggtgtTTAATAGGTCGGAGGAGATGTTTGATGATCTGAATGAGTGGCTGAATGTGGTGCAGGCGCTGCAGATTCCGTTTGCGGTGATTCCGCTGCTGCATTTGGTGGCGGATCAGCATGTTATGGGGAGCTTTGTTATTGGAACTACTATTGAg AGGATGTCATGGTGTGTGGCTGGAATTGTAAttgccataaatggatatgTGTTGGTGGATTTCTTTCTATCTCAAGTGCATGGTTTCATATATGGAATACTCGTTTGTTTCGTAGCAGCTTCATATACAGCATTTCTTGTCTATCTCATTTTACGTAGCACTACTCTCCCTCGCTTTCATGGATTTTCTTTTTTACACTGA
- the LOC121765642 gene encoding pumilio homolog 15-like: MPQPENNGNNHSPPHQLHVDLLTSASQNFLRDANSDGNPLIAGSDQTIESLFSRLNLTSDVLFHGHTTAADDGGASSSRSIPPPMAFGGSHHQQQQLSNWARHSTPNGPMAHQNNNVGPDFSGRGPYPQNQFINYSQRQDFYNDFDLRSLHATKSIPTSTRYNSPVVPFARENSSLYVLSQQLTPEFMIGKVAFLAKHQIWSLALVFKLEGGLGEALLNMVVLEVIKSWDDLLKNQLGGQFLLKLFTVCDEDKRTRIIMAITRFPFKLISVCLNTSGAKSVQKLMDKLDSPQQISLVVASLIPDAVVLATDCKGQPIIQYCVRRFPMEYTKHLLNEITANCFSIGTNKSGCCVIQSCMDNACGEPRTQLLFAIIENAVQLAEDPYGNYVVQHLLEMETPDLTKYILRRFEGCFVSLSCNKYASNVVEKLLRSGDEVSAIITIELLRSPNASMLLVDPYGNFVIQNALSAAKGELYYSLERFVQVNAASMQSNLYGKKILAWFVKKSPYIEKKQRYYG; this comes from the exons ATGCCGCAGCCAGAAAACAACGGAAACAACCACTCTCCGCCGCATCAGCTTCACGTGGATTTACTCACCTCGGCGTCGCAAAACTTCCTCCGCGACGCAAACAGCGACGGAAACCCTCTGATCGCCGGTTCCGATCAAACAATCGAATCCTTGTTTTCCAGGCTCAACCTCACCTCCGATGTCCTATTCCACGGCCATACCACCGCCGCCGACGACGGCGGAGCTTCGTCGTCGCGCTCAATTCCACCACCAATGGCTTTCGGAGGAAGCCAccaccagcagcagcagcttTCGAATTGGGCCCGGCATTCCACCCCCAATGGGCCCATGGCCCACCAGAATAACAATGTGGGCCCCGATTTCTCGGGTCGGGGCCCATACCCTCAAAATCAATTCATAAATTATTCTCAAAGACAGGATTTTTACAACGATTTCGACCTCCGTTCCTTGCATGCCACGAAATCCATCCCTACGAGCACAAGGTACAACTCTCCTGTTGTACCTTTTGCTCGTGAGAACAGTTCTCTGTATGTGCTGTCGCAGCAGCTAACCCCTGAGTTCATGATTGGGAAAGTTGCGTTCTTGGCAAAGCACCAAATTTGGAGCCTCGCGTTGGTTTTCAAACTGGAGGGTGGGTTGGGTGAGGCCCTGCTCAACATGGTTGTATTGGAAGTGATAAAGAGTTGGGAtgatttgttgaagaatcaGCTTGGGGGCCAGTTTTTGCTGAAGCTGTTCACGGTGTGTGATGAGGATAAGAGGACTAGGATCATCATGGCCATCACAAGATTCCCTTTTAAGCTCATCTCAGTGTGCCTAAACACTTCTGG GGCCAAATCAGTGCAGAAGCTGATGGATAAGCTGGATTCTCCTCAGCAGATATCATTGGTTGTGGCTTCTTTGATCCCTGATGCTGTGGTCTTAGCCACTGACTGCAAAGGTCAACCCATCATACAATACTGTGTTAGAAGGTTTCCTATGGAATATACTAAG CACCTATTGAACGAGATCACCGCAAACTGCTTCAGTATTGGGACAAATAAAAGCGGATGTTGTGTAATACAATCATGTATGGATAATGCTTGCGGTGAACCAAGAACACAATTACTCTTTGCGATAATAGAAAATGCTGTGCAACTTGCTGAAGATCCTTATGG AAACTATGTGGTGCAACATCTTCTCGAGATGGAGACACCAGACCTCACGAAATATATTCTGAGACGGTTCGAAGGCTGTTTCGTGTCTCTTTCCTGCAACAAATATGCCAGCAATGTAGTAGAGAAGCTCTTACGGTCGGGAGACGAAGTGTCTGCGATTATTACCATAGAGCTGCTTAGAAGCCCGAACGCCTCGATGCTTTTAGTCGACCCCTATGGAAATTTTGTCATTCAAAATGCATTGTCAGCCGCGAAG GGGGAGTTGTATTATTCTTTGGAGAGATTTGTTCAAGTTAATGCAGCATCCATGCAAAGCAATCTTTATGGGAAAAAGATCCTTGCTTGGTTTGTGAAGAAGAGCCCTTATATTGAGAAGAAGCAGCGTTACTATGGCTAG
- the LOC121764760 gene encoding peamaclein-like, giving the protein MKNTAALLLLTLFLTSSIVDAAIADSSDCDEKCGVRCAKAGVKDRCLKYCGICCAECKCVPSGTYGNKHECPCYRDKTNSKGKPKCP; this is encoded by the exons ATGAAGAACACTGCAGCATTGCTCCTACTCACCCTCTTTCTCACCTCCTCCATTGTCGACGCCGCAATTGCAGATTCAA GCGACTGCGACGAGAAGTGTGGGGTGCGATGTGCAAAGGCGGGCGTCAAAGACCGGTGCTTGAAGTACTGCGGAATCTGCTGCGCAGAGTGCAAATGCGTGCCCTCTGGAACCTACGGGAACAAGCACGAGTGCCCTTGCTATCGAGACAAGACCAACTCCAAGGGCAAACCTAAATGCCCttga
- the LOC121763264 gene encoding tRNA (guanine-N(7)-)-methyltransferase-like, translating to MLEHDSFSNPTTHSKTTGLPRKRFYRARAHSNPLSDSHFLVPISPAHFENDCTAHFPKFFPNGSKKIEFADIGCGFGGLLISLATLFPDTLMIGMELRDKVTEYVKERILALRASSPGRYDNVSVVRTNSMKYIPNYFEKAQLTKMFFLFPDPHFKEKNHRRRVISPHLLDEYAYVLKVDGIIYTISDVEELGAWMKGCLDDHELFEPLTEEELAADPVVELLSTATEEGQKVARNEGQTFRAVYRRIASARPR from the coding sequence ATGTTGGAGCATGACTCCTTTTCTAATCCTACTACTCATAGCAAGACAACTGGCCTTCCTCGTAAGCGATTCTACCGAGCTCGGGCGCACAGCAACCCCTTGAGTGATTCACATTTCCTTGTTCCTATCTCCCCAGCTCACTTCGAGAATGACTGTACTGCTCATTTCCCCAAGTTCTTCCCTAATGGCTCAAAAAAGATTGAGTTTGCAGATATTGGTTGTGGATTTGGTGGGCTTCTAATCAGCCTCGCAACACTTTTCCCTGATACGCTCATGATCGGGATGGAACTGAGGGACAAAGTGACAGAGTACGTGAAGGAAAGAATCCTAGCCCTGAGGGCATCTAGCCCTGGCAGATACGACAACGTGTCTGTTGTTCGGACGAATTCCATGAAGTACATTCCTAACTACTTCGAGAAGGCGCAGCTCACCAAGATGTTCTTTCTGTTCCCGGATCCACATTTCAAAGAGAAGAACCATCGGCGTAGGGTGATCAGTCCCCATCTGTTGGACGAGTATGCGTACGTGCTTAAAGTTGATGGGATTATATACACAATAAGTGACGTGGAGGAGCTTGGGGCGTGGATGAAAGGCTGTTTGGATGATCATGAGCTGTTTGAGCCTCTTACGGAGGAAGAGCTTGCGGCTGATCCAGTTGTCGAGCTCCTGAGCACTGCGACCGAGGAAGGGCAGAAAGTTGCGAGGAATGAAGGGCAAACGTTTCGAGCGGTTTATAGACGCATTGCGTCGGCTCGTCCTCGTTGA